GGCCATTTACCCGGCCCGGCCCCGGTTCACGCACCGAATTAACGGTGACTGTCGGTCAAATCATCCCTTGGAACGAGATTTCTTCCGCGGTTTGTGACGTTCCGCGGCCAACGCGAGCAATTCCTCGGCGTGCGCCTGCGCGGCATCGGAGTTCTCCAGGCCGGCCATCATCCGGGAGAGTTCCTTCAGCCGGGCGTCGTCGTCGAGAGCGACCAGGCCGCTGGTGGTGACCGATCCGTCGTCGCTCTTCAGGACGACGGCATGACGGTCCGCGAACGCGGCGACCTGCGGCAGGTGCGTCACCACGATCACCTGGGCCTTCTCGGCCAGCCGGGCCAGCCGCTTGCCGACCTCGACCGCGGCGCGGCCGCCGATCCCGGCGTCGATCTCGTCGAACACCAACGTGGGCACGGGGTGCGTGTCCGACAGGATCACCTCGAGCGCGAGCATCACCCGCGACAACTCGCCACCGGACGCGGCCTTCTGCAGCGGGCGCGCCGGGCTCCCCGGGTTCGCCGCGAAACAGAACTCGACCTCGTCGATACCGAACGGTCCGGCCGTGGTCTCGTGCACCTCGACCGACAGCTTCGCGTGCGGCATCGCCAGCCCGGTCAGCTCTTCGGACACCGCGACGCCGAGTCGGGCGGCCGCCTCGACCCGGGCGTCCCGCATCTGCCGGCCGAGTTCTGCGAGCTTCGCGTCCAGCTCGGCCACCTCGGCCGTCAACTGCTCGACGCGCTCGTCGCTGCCGTCGAGGTCGGCCAGCCGCTCGGCCGACCGCTTGGTCCAATCGATGACCTCGTCGACGGTGCCGTCCTCAGCGCCGTACTTGCGAACCAGGTTGGTGAGCAACGAGCGTCGCTCGCTCACCACAGCCAGCCGCGCCGGATCGGTGTCGACATCAGCGGCGTACGACGAGAGTTCCTGCGCCAGATCGGCCGCCAGGTAGCCGAGCTCGCCAGCCCGGTCGGCCAGCTCGGCGAGCTTCGCGTCGTGCTCGCGCTCACCGTCGAGGACCTGTTTCGTCAACGCCAGCAGGCCGAGTACGTCGTTCGGCCGGGTGGACTCGAGATCCTCCGACGCCAGCGCGTCCGCCGCGTTCGTGGCCGCCGTACGCAGACCGTCGGCGTACGCGAGGCGATCTTCCTCGGCCGCGAGCTCGCTGTCCTCGCCGGGCAACGGCTCCGCCTTCGCGACCTCGTTCAGACCGAACCGCAGCAGGTCCGCCTCGGCGAGGCGATCGCGCTCGCGGGTGGTCAGCTCGGTCAGCTCGGCCTCGACCTCACGGTGCCGTTTGTACGCGGCGGCGTACTCCTGCAGCGGCACCAGAACCGGCTTGCCCGCAAAGGTGTCCAGCGTTTCGCGCTGCCGCGCCGGCTGCAGCAACCGCCACTGGTCCGCCTGCCCGTGGATCGCGACGAGATCCCCGGAGATCTCGCCCAGCACCGAAACCGGGACGGACGCGCCGCCGAGGAACGCCCGCGAGCGACCCTCCGACGACAGCTCGCGCGCGATCAGCAGCTCGTCGTCGTCCAGCTCGCCGCCACGGTCCTCGGCCTGCTGCACGATCGCCCGCGGCACGTTGCTCGCGCGCCCCTCCACCCGCGCCCGGCGCGTCCCGTGCCGCACCAGACCGCTGTCGGCGCGGCCGCCGAGCAGCATGTTCACCCCGGTCACAACCATCGTCTTGCCGGCACCGGTCTCACCCGTGACCGCGGTGAATCCCGGGTCGAGGTCCAACGTCGCGTCCTCGATCACGCCCAGCCCAGTGATCCGGATCTCCGAAAGCATTGTCAGTGTCCGTTTCCGTTGCGTTTGCGCTCGGCGGCCCCACGCCAGCCGAGCACCGGGAGATCGAACTTCGCCACCAGCCGGTCGGTGAACGGCGCCTCGTGGGCCCGGGCCAGCCGGACCGGCGTCGAACCCCGCCGTACCTGGATCTCGGCGCCGGGCGGCACCTCGACCATCCGCCGGCCGTCGCACCACAACACGCCGCGCCCGCGCCAGGACGGGACCAGCTCGATCGACAGCCGCGACGTCGGGGCCACCACGATCGGCCGGGAGAACAGCGCGTGCGCGCTCAGCGGCACCATCAGGATCGCCTCGACCTCCGGCCAGACGATCGGTCCGCCGGCCGAGAAGGAGTACGCCGTACTCCCGGTCGGCGTCGCCACCACGACGCCGTCACAGCCGTAGCGGGACAACGGGCGATCGTCGACCTCGACCAGGACCTCGAGCATCTTCTCCCGGGCCGCCTTCTCGACACTCGCCTCGTTCAGCGCCCAGGTCTCGAAGATCAGCTCGTCGTCCAGCCGTACGTCGACGGCCAGCGTCATCCGCTCCTCGACCGTGTAGCTGCGGTCCACCACCACCTGGACGATCCGCTCCAGGTCGTCGACCTCGGCCTCGGCCAGGAACCCGACGTGGCCAAGGTTCACCCCGAGCACCGGCGTACCGTGCGGGCGGGCGAGCTCGGCGCCGCGCAGGATCGAGCCGTCGCCGCCGAGCACCATGATCAGCTCGACGTCGTTGGCCGCCTTCTCCGGGTCGTCGACGATCTCCACCGGGTCGAGCTTGAGCTCCTCGGCCTCACCGCCGAGCAGCCGGACCTGCATCCCGGCGCCGGTCAGCAGCCGGTGCGCGTCACGCGCGACCTCGACCGCCTGCTCCCGGCCGGTGTGCGTCACCAGCAGCACGCGCCGCGGCTCGTGCTCAGCCACCCTGCCCCCTCATCACTGTGGACCGGTCTCGATCGCTGTTTGGAGCATCGTCTCATCGAGAGGCAGTGCTTCCCGGCGTATCCACAGGAAGTATTCGACATTTCCTGACGGTCCAGGTAACGGGCTGGCCGCCACGCCTGCGATTCCCCAGCCCAGGTCGTGCGCCTTGGCGGCGACATTCCGGACCGCCTCCGCCCGCAACTCGGGCTCCCGGACCACGCCGCCCTTGCCCAGCCGGTCCTTGCCGACCTCGAACTGCGGCTTCACCATCAGCACCAGCTCACCGTCCGGTTTCACCACCCCGAGCAGCGCCGGCAGCACAAGCGTCAGCGAGATGAAACTCAGATCGCTGACCACGAGATCAACCGGTTCACCACCGATGTTGTCCAGCGTCAGCGTCCGGACGTTGGTCCGGTCCATCACGGTGACCCGCTCGTCGGTCTGCAACGCCCACACCAACTGGCCGTATCCGACGTCGACGGCAATCACGTGCGCGGCCTCGTTGCGCAGCAGTACGTCGGTGAATCCGCCGGTGGACGCGCCGGCATCGAGCGTACGGCGGCCTTTGACCTGGACCGCCGGGAACGCTTCGAGGGCGCCGATCAGCTTGTGCGCGCCGCGGCTCGCGTAGCCGGGGTCCTCGTGCTCGGACGTGTCGACGACGATCGGGGCATCCGCACCGACCCCGGTCGCGGGCTTGCCGGCCACGCTCCCGGACACCTTCACCTTGCCGGCGGCGATCAGTTCGCTCGCATGCTCACGGGAGCGCGCGAGCCCACGCCGTACCAGCTCGGCATCGAGCCGCGACCGCTTGACTCCCTTGGCCACTCGGCTCTTCCGCTAGTTCCGGTCGCCCTGCTCGGCGTCGGCCTCGACCAAGGCGGTCTGCAGCCGGTCGTGCATGTCGGCGTACACCTCGCCGTGCTCACTCACCGGCTTCTCCCGCAACTCATCCAGCCGAGCCATGGTCTCCTCGACCAACGGATGACCACCCTCTTCCTGGGTGGACTGCTCGCTCGTCGGATCTTCGGCCTCGTACGCCGGGTCCCCGGCGGAGCCTGCTTCGAAGGCGTGCTCGTGCTCCTGGCCGGGGGCGCGCGCGAACTCCGGGCCGAACTCGACCGCGGCGGGATCCACGTGCTCCGCTGTCTCTTGGGCCACATCCTGGGCACCGGGCTCGGTGTCGTAGTCGGGGTGCGCCTGCGTCTCCTCGGACTGGTACGGGTCGAAAGCAGGCTCGACGTCCGGGTCCACGTCCGGTGGGAACTGCTCGCCGGGATGCTCGGTCATGTCAGGCCTTCTTCGCCGTCTTCTTCGCCGGAGCCTTCTTGGCCGCCTTCTTCGCAACAGCCTTCTGCGCCGCAGCCTTCTTGGCGAGCGGAGCCTTCTTCGCCGGCACGGCCTTCTTGGCAGCGGCCTTCTTCGCAGGCGCCGGAACGGCCTGGGCCTCGGCCAGTTCGGACTCGAGCGCCTTCACCCGGCGGGTCAGCGCCGCAACCTCCTCGGAGCGGACGAACCCGAGCCGCGCGACCGCGCCCTCGACCTCGTTCGACACGATCGCCTGCAGCAGTTGACGGTTGCTCTTGCTGGTGGCAACGATCTCGTCGGCCAGGTCACTCGCCCTGGTCGTCAGCGCGTCCGCCCCGGTCTGCTGCAGCAACGCCTTCGCAGCCGCTTGGGCCTTCTGCTTGGTGACCTCGGTCAACCCGTTCGCCAGTTGTACGTAGCCACGCACAGCGTCCATCACCATGACTGCCTCCTCGCATCGTTCCCAGCAACGGTATCGCCTCCCCGCCGCAACACCAGCCCACCCCGCGCTCGCGGGGCTACTTGTCGAGTCCGACGCGGTGGAGGGCGGCGTCCAGGGCGATCGTTTCGGCAGTCGGCGCTGGCTTGGGACGCGACCGGCGGCCGCGGGCGGTGGCCTTGGCAGGCTTGGTCGGTTCGGCAGGGGCGTCGACGGCTGCCCAGACCGCGGACAGGATCGCGCGCAATCCGTCGTACGGCGCTCCCTCGCCTTTCACCGTGACCGCGTTGTTCACGACCTCGGCGGTCCAGCCGGCAGATGTGTGCTTCGAACCGCTGACGGTCACGCCAGGCTGCTTCTCGGCCAGCGCCGCGAGGTCTGCGGCGATGTACGTCGGACGCTGGTGTTTCGGCGCCCGCGCCAGGTCGTACGCGTCGTTGACGCCGGTCGCGACCCACAGACTCGCGATCCCGACCGCGTTCGCACCCTCGATGTCGGAGTCCAGCCGGTCCCCGATCATCAACGGGCGCTTGGCTTCCAGCCGTTCGATGCTCGTCTCCAGCAGCGGCGGCTCGGGCTTGCCGGCAACGACCGGGTCCACGTCGACCGCGGCCCGGACCGCCTGCACCAGTGTGCCGTTCCCGGGCGCCTTGCCGGCCGCGGTGGGGATCGTCAGGTCGAGGTTGGTCGCGAACCATTTCGCGCCCTCGTGGATCGCGTGCGCGCCGTCGGCGAGCATCACCCAGTTCACGTCCGGGTGGAAGCCCTGTACGACGGCGACCGGCCGCGCGTCGCTGGTCCGCACCGGCGTCAGCCCGTACTCCTCGAGCGCGACGATCAGCCCCTCGCCGCCGACCACGAGTACCGGGGACCCCTTGGGGAACTCGCTCGCGATCAGCTTCGCGGCCGCCTGCGCCGACGTCACCACGTCCTCGGGGATCACGTCCAGCCCGAACGAGGCGAGGTGCTCGGCAACAACCGCGGCCGGGCGGCTCGCGTTGTTCGTGATGTACCCGATCCGCATGCCTTCCTTGGCGGCCTTGCGGAGGTTCTCCGGCGCGTCCGGGACCGGATCCGGACCGACGTACACGACACCGTCGAGGTCCAGGAGCGCCACGTCGTACCGGGTCGCGAGCGGTTCGTCACACGCCGAGAGCGGCTGCGGCGCTGTGCGTTCCGCGCTCACGCTTCACCCCGTACGATTCCGCGCATGCTGGATCCTCGGGGGGTGCTGAGACTCGACCCACTGCGTGCCTGGCGGTTCGTGGCGGGCAAGGTCAGCGCGCTCGGCGCCGTCACCTCACCGCCGTACGACGTGCTGGAACCCGCCATCGTCCGGCGGCTGACTGACTCTGATCTGCACAACATGGTGAGGCTCATCCTTCCACGCGATCCGGACCTCGGGCGCGGCCGGTACGACGAACCCGCACACCGGCTCGCCGGGTGGCAGCGGGACGGCGTGGTGGTGCAGGACGATCGGCCCGCGCTGTACGTGTACGAGCAGCGCCTGGGGAGCGCCCTACTGTGCGGACTGGTCGGTTCACTGCGGCTGGACCCGACGCGGCAAGTGGTGCTGCCGCACGAGGAAGTCATGCCGCACTGGGTCAACGACCGGCTGCAGCTGATGGAGGCAACCGACGCCGACCTTGAGCCGATTCTGCTCGCGTACGCCGACGGTGGCGCGGCAAGTGACGCTGTGGACGCGGCACGGTCCGGTGAGCCGTGGGTGGAGGCCGAGACGTACAACGGCGCCGAGCACCGCATCTGGCGGATCGACGACCCAGAGGTGCTGGAGACGATCGAGCTGGAGCTGGCCAAGCACGAGGCGGTCATCGCGGACGGTCACCACCGGTATGCGGCGTACCTGGAGCGTCAGCTGCGCGAGCCGTGCCGGCAGACCGCAGAGGTCGGTCTGGCGATGCTGGTCGACTACATCCGGCACCCGCTGACGCTGGACCCGATCCACCGTGTCGTACCGGGTCTTGACCTGATGACTGTGCAGTCACGTACGCCGTCTGGGTGGCAGATGCAGCCTGGTCGAGTGGAGGGCGACCAGAACCGCGTCTCGATCACGGACGGCTCTAGTTGGCTGACGCTCCACACCGATTCCGAGACGCCCACTGTCGCGCTGCTGCATTCGGTGCTGTTTCCGGCGTGGGGCGTGGTCGAGGAAGACCTGAGCTTCCATCACACGTTCTCGGACGCACTGGCGCTGGCTGGCCCTCAGCAGCTCGCTGTGGAGCTCGCGGCGCCCAGGATGGACCAGGTACTGCGTTCGGCCGCGCAGGGCGTCGTACTGCCGCAGAAGGCCACATCGTTCGGCCCGAAGCCACGGGTGGGGCTGCTGTTCCGAACGCTCTGAGTCAGGGGCGGTGGTACAGGCTGAGGAACTGCTCGCGGAGGGGCCTGCGGGCGGCCCGGTGGCGCTCTGTGAGCCGCCCGAGGGTGTAGGAGAGCTCTGGGTCGTCCTGAGCCGCCGCGTCGACAGCCATGGCTGTCAGAGCGTCAGCCGCAGCACAGTGGTCCTGGTGTTGGCCCAGGAGCTCTTGGTACGTCGCTGCGTGCGCTGCGGTCGTTCGTGCTTCGTCACCGAGTACGGCGGCGCTGGTGTCGGCGGCGTACCGCACTCGCTTCGCCAGCAGCCGCACCTCGTGCCAGTCGTCGTCCGAGGTCCAGGGCTTGAGCTTGTCGGCTGCCTGGGTGAACTTCTCGGTGGCGGACTGGAGGAGCTGCGGTAGTACCTCGCTGGAGGGCTTTTCTGCCTTGGCGTTGAGGTCGGGAGCTGCTGCGACGGCGTCGATGGTGGTGAGCAGGTCCTTGGTGGACTCGCCCAGGACCACCTCGGCGGAGCGGGCCGCGGCGCGTTCCAGACCGAGGGTGAGCTTCGTCAGGATCGTGTCGACGTGGTCCTGGTTGTCCTCGCTGGTGGCGGTTTCGCGGACGAGCGCCGCGATCACCTCGAGGTCCCGGGCCTCACCGCAGGCCTGTGCGAGTGCTGCCAGGTCGGCTCGCAGTTCGGTCGCCCAGTCGCCGGCCAGCAGTTTGCGGAACAGCTTCAGATCGCTCCGCAACCGCCGGCAGGACACCCGGACCTGGTGGATGGCGTCGTCCTCGGCGTTCTCCACCATCCCGACAGACTTCTCGAGCCGGCGCGCACCCTTGGCCAGCGCAGTCCCCACCAGCGCCCCAACCAGCTGGTCCCCCACCGCGCCCTCCACGCCCTACTCCTCGCCGCCCTTGGACTCCCCAACAACCTCGTCGCCGTCCTCGGAGTCGTCGTCGTCCACCTCATCGGACTCTTCGGCGTCGTCGAGGTCCTCGTCGTCCAAGTCCTCGTCGGTGTCCACCTCGTCAACGTCGTCGGCGTCGTCCACCTCGTCGGTGTCCGCGTCCTCGTCGGTGTCCGCGTCCGTGGTTGCGTCGGTGTCCTCGTCCTCGAGGTACTCGTCGTCCGCGGTGTCGTCTTCGTCGAGGTCGGTGAACTCGAGACCTTCGAGCTCGGCAGCCCGCTCGGCCGCACCCGTCACCCCGTCACCGTCGACGCCGGCCGCCCGGTGGAACCAGACGAGCGCGTCATCGGTCCGCCCAGCCTCCGCCAACGCATCGGCGTACGCGT
This Kribbella sp. NBC_00482 DNA region includes the following protein-coding sequences:
- the recN gene encoding DNA repair protein RecN, whose amino-acid sequence is MLSEIRITGLGVIEDATLDLDPGFTAVTGETGAGKTMVVTGVNMLLGGRADSGLVRHGTRRARVEGRASNVPRAIVQQAEDRGGELDDDELLIARELSSEGRSRAFLGGASVPVSVLGEISGDLVAIHGQADQWRLLQPARQRETLDTFAGKPVLVPLQEYAAAYKRHREVEAELTELTTRERDRLAEADLLRFGLNEVAKAEPLPGEDSELAAEEDRLAYADGLRTAATNAADALASEDLESTRPNDVLGLLALTKQVLDGEREHDAKLAELADRAGELGYLAADLAQELSSYAADVDTDPARLAVVSERRSLLTNLVRKYGAEDGTVDEVIDWTKRSAERLADLDGSDERVEQLTAEVAELDAKLAELGRQMRDARVEAAARLGVAVSEELTGLAMPHAKLSVEVHETTAGPFGIDEVEFCFAANPGSPARPLQKAASGGELSRVMLALEVILSDTHPVPTLVFDEIDAGIGGRAAVEVGKRLARLAEKAQVIVVTHLPQVAAFADRHAVVLKSDDGSVTTSGLVALDDDARLKELSRMMAGLENSDAAQAHAEELLALAAERHKPRKKSRSKG
- a CDS encoding NAD kinase, whose amino-acid sequence is MAEHEPRRVLLVTHTGREQAVEVARDAHRLLTGAGMQVRLLGGEAEELKLDPVEIVDDPEKAANDVELIMVLGGDGSILRGAELARPHGTPVLGVNLGHVGFLAEAEVDDLERIVQVVVDRSYTVEERMTLAVDVRLDDELIFETWALNEASVEKAAREKMLEVLVEVDDRPLSRYGCDGVVVATPTGSTAYSFSAGGPIVWPEVEAILMVPLSAHALFSRPIVVAPTSRLSIELVPSWRGRGVLWCDGRRMVEVPPGAEIQVRRGSTPVRLARAHEAPFTDRLVAKFDLPVLGWRGAAERKRNGNGH
- a CDS encoding TlyA family RNA methyltransferase translates to MAKGVKRSRLDAELVRRGLARSREHASELIAAGKVKVSGSVAGKPATGVGADAPIVVDTSEHEDPGYASRGAHKLIGALEAFPAVQVKGRRTLDAGASTGGFTDVLLRNEAAHVIAVDVGYGQLVWALQTDERVTVMDRTNVRTLTLDNIGGEPVDLVVSDLSFISLTLVLPALLGVVKPDGELVLMVKPQFEVGKDRLGKGGVVREPELRAEAVRNVAAKAHDLGWGIAGVAASPLPGPSGNVEYFLWIRREALPLDETMLQTAIETGPQ
- a CDS encoding polyhydroxyalkanoate synthesis protein PhaF, with the translated sequence MVMDAVRGYVQLANGLTEVTKQKAQAAAKALLQQTGADALTTRASDLADEIVATSKSNRQLLQAIVSNEVEGAVARLGFVRSEEVAALTRRVKALESELAEAQAVPAPAKKAAAKKAVPAKKAPLAKKAAAQKAVAKKAAKKAPAKKTAKKA
- a CDS encoding HAD-IIA family hydrolase, whose product is MSAERTAPQPLSACDEPLATRYDVALLDLDGVVYVGPDPVPDAPENLRKAAKEGMRIGYITNNASRPAAVVAEHLASFGLDVIPEDVVTSAQAAAKLIASEFPKGSPVLVVGGEGLIVALEEYGLTPVRTSDARPVAVVQGFHPDVNWVMLADGAHAIHEGAKWFATNLDLTIPTAAGKAPGNGTLVQAVRAAVDVDPVVAGKPEPPLLETSIERLEAKRPLMIGDRLDSDIEGANAVGIASLWVATGVNDAYDLARAPKHQRPTYIAADLAALAEKQPGVTVSGSKHTSAGWTAEVVNNAVTVKGEGAPYDGLRAILSAVWAAVDAPAEPTKPAKATARGRRSRPKPAPTAETIALDAALHRVGLDK
- a CDS encoding DUF1015 domain-containing protein, which encodes MLDPRGVLRLDPLRAWRFVAGKVSALGAVTSPPYDVLEPAIVRRLTDSDLHNMVRLILPRDPDLGRGRYDEPAHRLAGWQRDGVVVQDDRPALYVYEQRLGSALLCGLVGSLRLDPTRQVVLPHEEVMPHWVNDRLQLMEATDADLEPILLAYADGGAASDAVDAARSGEPWVEAETYNGAEHRIWRIDDPEVLETIELELAKHEAVIADGHHRYAAYLERQLREPCRQTAEVGLAMLVDYIRHPLTLDPIHRVVPGLDLMTVQSRTPSGWQMQPGRVEGDQNRVSITDGSSWLTLHTDSETPTVALLHSVLFPAWGVVEEDLSFHHTFSDALALAGPQQLAVELAAPRMDQVLRSAAQGVVLPQKATSFGPKPRVGLLFRTL
- a CDS encoding CHAD domain-containing protein, coding for MEGAVGDQLVGALVGTALAKGARRLEKSVGMVENAEDDAIHQVRVSCRRLRSDLKLFRKLLAGDWATELRADLAALAQACGEARDLEVIAALVRETATSEDNQDHVDTILTKLTLGLERAAARSAEVVLGESTKDLLTTIDAVAAAPDLNAKAEKPSSEVLPQLLQSATEKFTQAADKLKPWTSDDDWHEVRLLAKRVRYAADTSAAVLGDEARTTAAHAATYQELLGQHQDHCAAADALTAMAVDAAAQDDPELSYTLGRLTERHRAARRPLREQFLSLYHRP